Genomic window (Paraburkholderia phenazinium):
GTGGTCGACGTCGCCCTCTACGAGGCGGTCTTCAACATGATGGAGAGCGTGGTGCCCGAATATGGCGTCTACGGCATGGTGCGCGAGCGCACCGGTGCGTCGCTGCCGGGCATCGTGCCGTCGAACACCTATCCGTGCCGCGACGGCAGCATCGTGATAGGCGGCAATAGCGATCCCATCTTCAAGCGCCTGATGTTCGCCATCGAACGCGCGGACCTCGCTAACGATCCTGCGCTGGCGCATAACGACGGCCGCGTGCCGCGCACTCAGGAAATCGACGGCGCGATCGCCGCGTGGCTCGCTACGCGGACCATCGACGAGGCGCTCGAGGTGCTGAACGCCGCGGATGTGCCGGTGGGTCGCATCTACAGCGTCGCGGATATGTTCACCGATCCGCAATTCATGGCGCGTCAGATGATCCAGCGCTTCAAATGGCAGGACGGCAAGGAAATCACCTTGCCTTCGGTCACGCCCAAGCTCTCGGAGACGCCTGGTGAAACGCGCTGGCTCGGTCCGGAGTTGGGCGAGCACACCGACGAAGTGTTGAGCGCGCTCGGCTACGACGCGCAGCAGATTGCCGCGTTGCATGCGCAACAGGTGGTGTGAGTGTTGAGTGCGCCTGGCCGCGTGCTCAAGCGGTGCGAGTAGCACGCAGTGGGTCGCGTGCCGTGGGCGACTCTTTCGGCGTGGGCCTGTCGAGTAGCGGACTGCTTGCCCGCCTGGACGGCCGCCTCAGGCCTCGCCGGCAGACCAATCCAAAGCGGCATGCCGTCAGGCGACGACACGCCGTTTTCCGCTCTGGCCACGCGCGCCGGCGCGCCTACGGCGTAATCACCACTTTCCCCACCACCCGCCGCTCGGCCATCTCCCGTAGCGCCCGCCCGGTTTCCTCGAGCGGATAGCGCGCCGACACATACGGCCGCAGCTTACCTTCGCCGATCCACCCCACCATCTGCTTGAATGCCGCCGCGTTGTGCTGCGGCTCGCGCTTCGCAAAGTCGCCCCAGAACACGCCGACAAGGCTGGCGCCTTTGAGCAGCGCGAGGTTGAGCGGCAATCTGGGAATCTCGCCGTTCGCAAAGCCCACTACCAGATAACGGCCGCGCCAGCCGATACTGCGGAACGCCGGTTCCGCATAAACGCCGCCGACCGGATCGTAGATCACGTCCGGCCCTTTGCCGTCGGTGAGCGCCTTGATGCGCTCGCGCAGGTCTTCGGTGCTGTAGTTGATCGTCGCATCCGCGCCGTGCTTCACGCAGATGGCGAGCTTCTCGTCCGAGGACGCCGCCGCGATCACCCGCGCGCCCAGCGCCTTGCCGATCTCCACCGCGGCGAGGCCGACGCCGCCCGCCGCACCCAGCACGAGCATCGTTTCACCCGCCTTCAAAGCCGCGCGATCGACCACCGCGTGGTGCGATGTGCCATAGGCGAGCGTGAAGGCCGCCGCCACGGCAAAGTCGATGCCGTCGGCAAGCGGCACGCAGGCGGCCGCAGGCGCCACGGCCTGCTCCGCAAAGCCGCCCTGGCCGGTGAACGCCACCACGCGCGCGCCCGGCTGAAACTGCGACACGCCGGCGCCGACCGCGCGCACAATGCCGGCCACTTCCGAGCCCGGCGTAAAGGGCAGCGGCGGCTTGAACTGGTATTTGTTCTCGATGATCAGCACGTCGGGGAAATTGACGCTGGCCGCCTTGACGTCGATCACCACCTCGCCGGCTTGCGGCGTGAGGTCGGGCAACGCTTCGACCACCAGGCTCTCCGGCGGGCCATATTGATTGCAGCGAATCGCGCGCATCGTGTCTCCATGTCGATCGGGTTCACTTCGGTATTCTGAAGTGTAAAGCAAGCCGAACGACCGTGCGTTTTTGTCGTGCCGCAGTCGCTGCATCCGCGATGCCTGGCGTGTCGTTCGCGCGTCTTCTTTCCTCGGTTACAATCGCCGCATGCGAATCCTACTCAGCAACGACGATGGTTATCTGGCGCCAGGCCTTGCTGCGCTTTACGAAGCGCTGAAGGCGTTCGCCGACGTCACTGTGATGGCGCCCGAGCAGAACTGCAGCGGCGCGTCGAACTCGTTGACGCTGTCGCGGCCGTTATCGGTGCTGCGCTCGGCGACGGGTTTCTATTACGTGAACGGCACGCCAACCGACTCCGTGCACATTGCCCTGACCGGCATGCTCGACCACACGCCCGATCTGGTGGTGTCCGGCATCAACAACGGCCAGAACATGGGCGAGGACACGCTGTATTCCGGCACGGTCGCCGCGGCGACTGAAGGCATCATGTTCGGCGTGCCCGCCATCGCGTTTTCGCTGGTCGACAAGGATTGGGTCCATCTCGACGCCGCCACGCGCGTGGCAGCGGAAATCGTCGCCCATTACCTCGAGCATCCGCTGGCCGGCAACCCGTTGCTGAACGTCAATATTCCCAACCTGCCGTACGAGCAGCTCGGCGACTGGCGCATCACCCGTCTGGGCAAGCGGCATCCGTCGCAGCCGGTGATCCGCCAGACCAACCCGCGCGGCGAACCGATCTACTGGATCGGCCCGTCGGGTAGCGCGCGCGATGCGAGCGAGGGCACCGACTTCCACGCCGTCGCCAACGGCCAGGTGTCGATCACGCCGCTGCAGCTCGATCTGACCCACACGGACATGTTGCCCGCGGCGCGCGACTGGCTGCGCGCCGGGAGCGGCGCTTCATGACCAACGAGCGCGCAAAGCGCTTTCCGCTTGGCCTCGAGGATCTGGTGCGCGAGCCACGGCGGCCCGAAGGGCGCCCCGGCGAAGTGCGCGCGGCGAACCTCGCCGCGGCGACCGAGGCCCGTGCGGCCGGCGCGCGCGCGAAGACCTCGGCACGCGGCGAGATCGCCGGCGGCCGTACCGCTAGCCAGCCGGCCAAAGCGGCGGCTTTGGTTAAACCCGCGGTTAAACCCGCAGTTAAACCGGCGCTCAAGCCCGCAGTCAAAACGGCGGCCAAACCTTCGGCATCCGTCGTCACGAAACAAAGCGCAAGCGCGACGGTGGCGAAGCCGCTGGCCAACCGGCCTGCGCCCAAGCCCGTCGCGCCGCGCCCGAGCGCCAAGCCTGCCGAACGCAGCGCCGCACCGAATGTCGCGTTGAACGGTGCACTTGCACTGACTTCGGAACGGGTTCGCGAGCGCATGGTCGAACGCCTGCGGGCAAACGGCATTACCGATCAGCGCGTGGTGCATGCGATGTCGGTGGTGCCGCGCCACATGTTCGTGGACCCGGGGCTTGCCCCCCAGGCTTACGAGGACGCGGCGCTGCCGATCGGCCATCACCAGACCATCTCCAAGCCTTCGGTGGTCGCGCGGATGATCGAGCTGGCCGCCGCCGGCCGGACCCTCACGAACGTGCTCGAAATCGGCACGGGCTGCGGTTACCAGGCGGCGGTGCTGAGCCAGGTTGCACGCGATGTTTATTCGATTGAACGCATCAAACCGCTCTACGAGCGCGCCAAGACCAACTTGCGTCCGCTACGCATTCCGAACATCCGGCTGCACTACGGTGATGGCCGCATCGGTTTGCCGGCGGTCGCGCCGTTCGACGCGATCGTGATTGCCGCGGCAGGCCTCGACGTCCCGCAGGCTTTGCTTGAGCAACTTGCGATCGGCGGTCGCCTCGTTGCGCCGGTCGGCACGCAGGATGGCCAGACGCAGCAGGTGCTCACGCTCGTCGAACGGACCGGGCCCGCGCAATGGCGCGAGTCGCGGCTTGATCGCGTTTTCTTTGTACCCTTAAAATCCGGAGTGATTTGACACCGATGAGTATGTTGCGCGCGATGCAAAAAAACAGCCTGAATGTCCATCTGACCGTAGCCCAGCGTAGCGTGTGCGTGGTCGCGCTCTCCCTGTTGGCGGCCTGTGCGACGCGGCTCGATAACGCGCCGGTAGTCGATAAATCCGGCGACCTCGGTACCCAGTCCGCGCAGCAGGCGCCGGCGGCACCCGTGCCGCTGGGTCCGCCGCCTCCGGGTTATTACCGGGTCAAACCGGGCGATACGCTCTACCGCATCGCTCTGGAAAACGGTCAGAATTATCGCGACATCGCGACGTGGAACAACCTGACCAACCCGAACCAGATCGAAGTCGATCAACTGCTGCGGGTGGCGCCGCCAGGCGCGAACGTCGCGGCGCTTACGCCTGGCGTGGCCACCTCGCCGGTGATCGGTGGCGGCGTGCAGACGGCGCCGCTGGGCGGTTCGTCAGCGCCGCCTCCGTCGCCGGGCGGAACGGCAGGCGTGGCGTCGGTGCCGCCGGTCTACGGTGCGGGTTCAAGCGCCACCACGATCCCGCCGCAAACCGGAGCGAGCGACACAGGCGCGGCTGCTGCGAGCAACGTCGCGTTCGCCTGGCCGGTGCGCGGCCCGATCCTCGGCACGTTTGACGACGCCACCAACAAGGGCGTCAATATCGGCGGGGCTGCCGGCGACCCGGTGAAAGCGGCTGCCGATGGCCGCGTCGTTTATGCGGGAAATGGGCTGCGCGGTTACGGCAATCTCATTATCATCAAGCATGATGCAACTTATCTTACGGCGTATGCACATAACCGCGCTTTGATGGTAAAAGAGGGAGACGCGGTGACCAAAGGGCAGAAGATCGCCGAAATGGGCAATAGCGATTCGGACCGTGTGATGTTGCATTTCGAAGTTCGCCGGCAGGGTAAGCCTGTCGACCCACTGAAGTATTTGCCGCCGCAATAAGCGATACGACCATGCCGAAATCGAAGCGCCGCACGCCGCAAGCCGAGTCTGAGAAGATCAGTCGCGCCACGCAAGTTACGGTGGAGGACGGCGGTGCTTCGGAGGTCGAAGACGATAGCGTTGACGATCTGGACAACGCACGCGATCTCGACGAGCGCCAAAGCGGTACGGAGGAAGCCGGCGAAACGCGCGAAAGCGCGAGCGACGCCGCGCCCGACGCCGACGATTTCCGCGCGCTGCTGCAAGCCGAACTCACGGCTGACACGATCCAGCATTACCTCAACCGGATCAGCGTGAAGCCGCTGTTGACGGTGGAGGAGGAGCAGCGCTATTCGCGGCTGGCCAAGGCCGGCGAGTTCGAAGCGCGCCAGGTGATGATCGAGCGCAATCTGCGGCTCGTCGTCAGTATCGCGAAAGGCTATCTGAACCGCGGCGTGCCGCTGCTCGATCTGATCGAAGAGGGCAACCTCGGCCTGATGCACGCCATCGAGAAGTTCGATCCCACGCGCGGCTTCCGTTTTTCCACGTATGCCACCTGGTGGATCCGTCAGAGCATCGAGCGCGCCATCATGAATCAGGCGCGTACCGTGCGTCTGCCGGTGCACGTGATTCGCGAGCTCAACCAGGTGCTGCGCGCCAAGCGCCATCTGGAGAAGAACTCCATGAATTCCGGCGACGCGGCCGACCGCCGCGACGCCAGCATCGACGACATCGCGTACCTGACCGGCAAGACCACCGACGAAGTCACCGACATCCTCGCGCTGAACGAGCACACGGCGTCGCTCGACGCGCCGCTCGATCTCGATCCGGCGAGCAGCCTGCTCGATCTGCTGTCCGACGACCAGAGCCAGTCGCCGGATGCCGAGGTGCAGCACCGCGAGCTGGAAACGTTGACGCGCGCGTGGCTCGCCCGCCTGTCCGACAAGCATCGTCACGTGATCGAGCGCCGCTTCGGGCTCAATCATATCGAGCCGGCCACGCTCGAAGAGCTGGCCGACGAAATGGGCCTCACGCGCGAGCGTGTGCGCCAGATCCAGCAGGAAGCGCTGGTTCGCCTGAAGCGCTTCTTTGCCTCCAACGGTGTACGCAAGGACGCCGTTTTATAAGCCGATGACACCGATTCTTGTTTTCGACATCGAGACGATTCCCGATGTCGCCGGCATTCGCCGCCTCGAAGATTTGCCCGCCACGCTCAGCGACGCCGAAGTCGCCGAGCATGCCTTCGCCGCGCGCCGCGAAAAAACCGGCAGCGATTTCCTGCCGCACCACCTGCAACGGATTGCGGCGATCTCCTGCGTGTTCCGCGACAACAACGGCTTTCGCGTGCGCTCGCTCGGCACGCTGGAGGATGGCGAAGCGGCGCTGGTGCAGTCGTTCTACCGGGTGATCGAGAAGTACACGCCGCAACTGGTGTCGTGGAACGGCGGCGGCTTCGATCTGCCGGTGCTGAACTACCGGGCGCTGGTCAACGGGATTCCGGCGAGCCGCTTCTGGGATCTGGGCGAGGACGACCGCGAGTTCAAGTGGAACAACTACATCAGCCGCTACCACGCGCGCCATACGGATCTGATGGACGTGCTGGCGATGTACCAGGCACGCGCCAACGCGCCGCTTGACGCGCTCGCCAAGCTATGCGGCTTCCCCGGCAAGCTCGGCATGGACGGCGGCCAGGTGTGGCACGCGTTTCAGGACGGGCAGATCGAAGAGATCCGCAATTACTGCGAGACCGACGTCGTCAACACTTACCTGCTGTACTGCCGCTTCCAGTTGATGCGCGGCGGTTTCTCGCCGGAAGAATACGCAGACGAAATCGCGCTGGTGAAAAGCGCGCTGGCGCTCGAGCCTTCGCCGCATTGGGCGGAGTATCTGGCAGCGTTCGATAAGTAGGTGGCTCCGGGGCGCGCGTCGTCGAGCGTGCGCGCGGGGGCGAGGTTGTCCGCCGCGTCGCGCCCCCGCCGGACGACGCTCCAGTTGATCCGCCGCATCGTCAAATCTCCGTCGCCGCTTGTGGTTCGTCTACAATCTCGCCTTCCCCCAACAGTCTGTCAGGAAGCCGCAGGTGTCTCAGATTGCCCCCCATCGTGCCTCGAACCGCTCGTCCAGACGCAAGAAAAAAGCGTCCGCCGAAGCGGCTACGTCAGCCGCGCCCGCCGCGTCCGTTATAGCCCCGATTCTGGAAGTCGAATCGCTCGACATGGAAGCGCGCGGCGTAGGCCGTACCGTCAACGAAGACGGCACGCCGGGCAAGGTGATTTTCGTCGAAGGCGCCTTGCCGGGTGAGCGTGTCACCTATTTGAGCTACCGTCGCAAGCCGAGTTTCGAACAGGCGGAAGTGGTCGACGTGCTGCGCGAAAGCGTGATCCGCACCAAGCCGCAGTGTCAGTTCTTCGGCACCTGCGGCGGTTGCTCGATGCAACACCTCGACGTGCGCGCGCAGATTGCCGTCAAGCAGCGTGTGCTCGAAGACAATCTTTCTCATCTGGCGAAGCTGCGGCCCGAAACCGTGTACCGGCCGATTCACGGTCCGTCATGGGGATACCGTTACCGGGCGCGCCTCACCGTGCGCCACGTGGCCAAGAAGGGCGGCGTGCTGGTGGGCTTCCACGAACGCAAGAGCAGCTTTATCGCCGATATGACCTCGTGCGAAGTGCTGCCGCCGCACGTCTCGGCGATGCTGGTGCCGCTGCGCCGGCTGGTCGAAGGCCTGTCGATTCGCGAGCGCATGCCGCAGATCGAACTCGCGGTCGGCTCGACGGTGACGGCGCTGGTGCTGCGCATTCTGGAGCCGATCAACGCGGCCGACGAGCAACTGCTGCGCGAATTCGCCGATGCCCACAACGTGCAGTTCTGGCTGCAGCCGCAGGGGCCGGATTCGGTGGCGCCGTTCTACCCGCTCGATGCCCGGCTCGACTACACGCTGCCGGAGTACAACATCCGCATGCCGTTCAAGCCGACCGACTTCACCCAGGTGAATCACCAGATCAACCGGGTGCTGGTGGGCCGCGCGCTGCGTCTGCTGGCGCCGTCGCGCGGCGATCGCGTGCTGGATCTGTTCTGCGGCATTGGCAATTTCACGCTGCCGCTTGCGCGGATATCGAAGGAAGTGGTGGGCATCGAGGGCAGCGAGGTGCTGACCACGCGGGCGCTCGCCAATGCCGCGGAGAACGGCGTGGCGGAGCACACCTCGTTCGCCTGCCGGAACCTGTTTGAGGTGACCGCCGACGACATGCGCGCGCTCGGCCACTTCGACAA
Coding sequences:
- the rlmD gene encoding 23S rRNA (uracil(1939)-C(5))-methyltransferase RlmD, which encodes MEARGVGRTVNEDGTPGKVIFVEGALPGERVTYLSYRRKPSFEQAEVVDVLRESVIRTKPQCQFFGTCGGCSMQHLDVRAQIAVKQRVLEDNLSHLAKLRPETVYRPIHGPSWGYRYRARLTVRHVAKKGGVLVGFHERKSSFIADMTSCEVLPPHVSAMLVPLRRLVEGLSIRERMPQIELAVGSTVTALVLRILEPINAADEQLLREFADAHNVQFWLQPQGPDSVAPFYPLDARLDYTLPEYNIRMPFKPTDFTQVNHQINRVLVGRALRLLAPSRGDRVLDLFCGIGNFTLPLARISKEVVGIEGSEVLTTRALANAAENGVAEHTSFACRNLFEVTADDMRALGHFDKFLIDPPREGALAVSKALAEIAQSGDGPLPKRIVYVSCNPSTLARDAGLLVHEAGYRLKGAGVVNMFPHTSHVESIALFERD
- a CDS encoding peptidoglycan DD-metalloendopeptidase family protein is translated as MLRAMQKNSLNVHLTVAQRSVCVVALSLLAACATRLDNAPVVDKSGDLGTQSAQQAPAAPVPLGPPPPGYYRVKPGDTLYRIALENGQNYRDIATWNNLTNPNQIEVDQLLRVAPPGANVAALTPGVATSPVIGGGVQTAPLGGSSAPPPSPGGTAGVASVPPVYGAGSSATTIPPQTGASDTGAAAASNVAFAWPVRGPILGTFDDATNKGVNIGGAAGDPVKAAADGRVVYAGNGLRGYGNLIIIKHDATYLTAYAHNRALMVKEGDAVTKGQKIAEMGNSDSDRVMLHFEVRRQGKPVDPLKYLPPQ
- a CDS encoding NADPH:quinone oxidoreductase family protein is translated as MRAIRCNQYGPPESLVVEALPDLTPQAGEVVIDVKAASVNFPDVLIIENKYQFKPPLPFTPGSEVAGIVRAVGAGVSQFQPGARVVAFTGQGGFAEQAVAPAAACVPLADGIDFAVAAAFTLAYGTSHHAVVDRAALKAGETMLVLGAAGGVGLAAVEIGKALGARVIAAASSDEKLAICVKHGADATINYSTEDLRERIKALTDGKGPDVIYDPVGGVYAEPAFRSIGWRGRYLVVGFANGEIPRLPLNLALLKGASLVGVFWGDFAKREPQHNAAAFKQMVGWIGEGKLRPYVSARYPLEETGRALREMAERRVVGKVVITP
- the surE gene encoding 5'/3'-nucleotidase SurE, which produces MRILLSNDDGYLAPGLAALYEALKAFADVTVMAPEQNCSGASNSLTLSRPLSVLRSATGFYYVNGTPTDSVHIALTGMLDHTPDLVVSGINNGQNMGEDTLYSGTVAAATEGIMFGVPAIAFSLVDKDWVHLDAATRVAAEIVAHYLEHPLAGNPLLNVNIPNLPYEQLGDWRITRLGKRHPSQPVIRQTNPRGEPIYWIGPSGSARDASEGTDFHAVANGQVSITPLQLDLTHTDMLPAARDWLRAGSGAS
- a CDS encoding 3'-5' exonuclease, coding for MTPILVFDIETIPDVAGIRRLEDLPATLSDAEVAEHAFAARREKTGSDFLPHHLQRIAAISCVFRDNNGFRVRSLGTLEDGEAALVQSFYRVIEKYTPQLVSWNGGGFDLPVLNYRALVNGIPASRFWDLGEDDREFKWNNYISRYHARHTDLMDVLAMYQARANAPLDALAKLCGFPGKLGMDGGQVWHAFQDGQIEEIRNYCETDVVNTYLLYCRFQLMRGGFSPEEYADEIALVKSALALEPSPHWAEYLAAFDK
- a CDS encoding protein-L-isoaspartate(D-aspartate) O-methyltransferase; this translates as MTNERAKRFPLGLEDLVREPRRPEGRPGEVRAANLAAATEARAAGARAKTSARGEIAGGRTASQPAKAAALVKPAVKPAVKPALKPAVKTAAKPSASVVTKQSASATVAKPLANRPAPKPVAPRPSAKPAERSAAPNVALNGALALTSERVRERMVERLRANGITDQRVVHAMSVVPRHMFVDPGLAPQAYEDAALPIGHHQTISKPSVVARMIELAAAGRTLTNVLEIGTGCGYQAAVLSQVARDVYSIERIKPLYERAKTNLRPLRIPNIRLHYGDGRIGLPAVAPFDAIVIAAAGLDVPQALLEQLAIGGRLVAPVGTQDGQTQQVLTLVERTGPAQWRESRLDRVFFVPLKSGVI
- the rpoS gene encoding RNA polymerase sigma factor RpoS, with the translated sequence MPKSKRRTPQAESEKISRATQVTVEDGGASEVEDDSVDDLDNARDLDERQSGTEEAGETRESASDAAPDADDFRALLQAELTADTIQHYLNRISVKPLLTVEEEQRYSRLAKAGEFEARQVMIERNLRLVVSIAKGYLNRGVPLLDLIEEGNLGLMHAIEKFDPTRGFRFSTYATWWIRQSIERAIMNQARTVRLPVHVIRELNQVLRAKRHLEKNSMNSGDAADRRDASIDDIAYLTGKTTDEVTDILALNEHTASLDAPLDLDPASSLLDLLSDDQSQSPDAEVQHRELETLTRAWLARLSDKHRHVIERRFGLNHIEPATLEELADEMGLTRERVRQIQQEALVRLKRFFASNGVRKDAVL